AGGACCCAGGCGTGTCGGTAAAACTACTTTATTACGCAGTGTACAAAACGAAAATAAAAATGTCCTTTTCCTCAATGGCGATGAAAAGGAAATTCAAACGCTGTTCGAATCAGGTAATGTAGAGACGCTTAAAAAAGCTTTTGGGTCAAACGAAATAGTCATTCTGGATGAAGCACAGCGAATTACTAATATTGGACTCTCTTTAAAACTTATCACGGATGACTTGCCTCAGATCAAATTGATCGTGTCAGGATCTTCAGCTTTTCACCTAAATAATAGTATCCAGGAAATGTTGACAGGCCGAAAATGGGATTTTAAAATGTATCCACTTTCATATTCCGAAATGGTGGGTCATCACGGATGGATCAAGGAAAAACTATTATTATCACATAGAATGGTGTACGGCTACTACCCTGATGTCGTTCTCAATGATGGTTTAGAGCGAAAAATATTAAGAGAGTTGTTACAGGAGTATTTATACAAAGATATTCTCTTGCGGCAAGACATAAAGAAATCAGATAAATTATATGATCTGTTGAGAGCCCTTGCCTATCAGGTAGGCCATGAAGTAAACTACACACAGCTGGGTAAGTTAATCCATCTTGATAATGAAACCATCGAAAAGTATATAGTACTCTTAGAGCAATGCTTTATAATTTTTAGACTGAATGCATACTCCCGAAATCTTAGAAACGAAATAAAAAGAGGTAAAAAAATCTATTTTTTTGATAATGGCGTAAGAAACGCTTTAATTTCAAATTTTCAACAACTGGAGCTGCGCAACGATATAGACGCACTATGGGAAAATTTTATAGTAAGTGAAAGAATAAAAAAACTGGAATACACCGAAACTTATCCAAATAATTATTTTTGGCGGACTACAGATCAGGCCGAGATAGATTATCTTGAAGACATGGATGGCATCCTATCCTGTTATGAATTCAAATGGCATCCGTCAAAAGGTAAATCGATCCCGGCATCATTTATTAAAGCTTATCCCCAAAGCAACTATACCATAATACATAGAGAAAATTTTGAGGACTTCATTGGATTGAAAGTGGATGCTTGATCATAGGCATGAATTTGCCTTCACACACCCTCCACCACCTTTCGCTCCTCCTCTGTCAGCCCATACAACTCATATACCAACTCATCAACCCGCCTCTCACAATAGTCGATCTTGCCTTGTATCTGGGCGAGGCTTGATTGAAGTTTGATGGTAGATTTTTCTTGATGGAGCTGGAGGAGTTGGTCGACGAGGGAGATGATTTCCTTGTATACGATCTCTTCATTTGTATTATGAAAATTAATAAGTTTAATCGGAAAAGGTTTTAAATATTCTGTTTTAAACCTAAAAAAATTTCCTCGTAAAACATTCCCAGTATTTTTAACAAAGTACCAAAACAATTTGGAATTCAGTATTCCTAAAAAGTATTTTTGATTTTCTTGAATAGTGTGGATAAATACAAAACTGTAAACAGTAGTCGTATGATACAATTTACTCGAAATATCAAAAGTAAACTCTGGAGAATTTGCAATATCAGGGGTGCAAATTTTTTGAACTTCAAACTCAGATAGATTTTTCGGATATATGTAAGCATAAAAATTATCTCCTTTCATTTTACCTTTTTCTCTATTTTCAAGTTCCTTTTTGTTTTTTAATAAATAGCTCCAACCTAAAGGAAAAGTCTTTTTAATGAATTTTTGATCCATCAAAATCGACTTGCCTTCAATGATTGAATAAGGAAAAATCACAACGTACTTTGGTGCAAGCGGTTCATATCTTTTAACATCTTTTCCTAATAAAAAATACTAAGTAATTTCAAATAGGTTCTAAGTATTTTGAGCAAATAAATTTTGTCTGCACTTGTTTGAAGTCCAACAAAAATTTTCCTGGTAATATCTCCAAGTGTCTGTTCTTGGCGGTAAAGTTTTTTAAATACCGACTCTTTTTCAGCTGAAACAAAATTCCATTTTGTATTTAATATTGGAGGCTTTGGATTAAAGGATTCTACTTGGTTTTTATCTTTAGAAAAAGCAACTAAGTCATGAACAATTGATACCATTAAATGAGTTGGATTGTTTTTCATTAAAAATAACAAACAAGTATAAGTGGTAGCATCTTCAAAAACCTGGTTGGCTCCAAAATGAACAATATGTTTGAGAGCGTTTGCTTTTACAATTAGATTACGGATTCCATTTCCAAATTCGGCTTGAAAGAATTTAGGTTCATCGCATTAATGCATACTTCAACCGATAATTATGCAAATCAAATATTTTCAATCCGAAGTAATCAATATCTCGATAACCATAAGCTTTTCTTTTTAGTACTTTGATTTTGTTATTAAATCCTTCTAGCGGTCCAGTTGATAAACTAATATCAAAATCAAACCATCTTAAGATTGCTGTTCTAAACGAGCCTATCATATTTCCAACTTTTATCAGCTGCTTAATTCCGCTATTTATAGCCCTGAGACCCAGGTTTGCAAGTATGCTTCAGATTTTGCTTTTCCACCCAACCACCACATGGTTGTTAATTCTTCTTTCATATAGTACCTAGTGGCCAATGGCTTATTCATTTGTAGCACCTTTTCCAATTTCTGCTTCTCATCTTTTTCGGCATTTAGGTTCTCTGAATTCTTTAATAATAGCCATCTACTGCCCTTCATTACTTGGCGGATACCAAGCCTCTTTTCCTCATTGTACATCTCTCGCCGTAACTCATCTATTTCAAAATTTATTTTCTTTTTGATATGAAACCAATCGAATACTATTTTGTCATACCCTATATGATCTGTGACCGATTTGATATAGGCAGGACTCATATCTATTGCTACTGCCTTTATTTTGACTTTTTGCTTCTTGATTTCCTTCCAAAACTCCCTCAGACTAGCTCCATCTTTGCCTTTTTTGACATATAAGGCCGTTCTTTCCGGGCCCACTGTTCATGGTATTAGTGACCTTTGCTCACCGCGAATTCACCTATCGCTATATATTTAACTCTTCTAAAATCCATTTTCCTGTACCGTCTTTTCAGATACTCCTTATCCATTTTTTAATCGTATGCCAGTGCAGTCCTGTGTAGTTTGATACATCTTCTATTGTCATACAGCTCAATAAACTTAAACACAGATTCTTTACGTTATTCGTGTAGTTTTTTTCTCAGCAAAGGATAGTTTCTCTTGTCTTAGTTTCAGACAATTCTTCATTCCAGTCGATACACCTTTGCTATTAGTCGCACAGCTCTTAGGCCAATCGGAACATCCCTGAACTCCCGAATTGTTGCCTCGTTTTATCACATTCCGACTACCACATTCTCCACATTTCAAATTGCCCTTCTTGGTTTCTATATGTATTCCGATATATCCATTGTCCTCTTCAACTTTTGTAATATCAACCCCTTTTATGCCATATCCTAATTCCAATATTTTTGAATCCATAGCTTTTTTTACTCTAAGATATTGATTTTCTGGTTTTTAAAAAAGTACTTGTTATTGCGATGAACCAGAATTTATGAGGTTGGATAAATCCTAGAATTCCTTTTTTATTCAAAATTTTCAAGCCTCTTTCATCAAATAGCACATATATGTCAAAATTACCTGACTCAGCTGATTGATAATATTGTTTATAATAATCTATGGCAAATGATTGTGTCTCTTGAAGTCCCTGCATTCTCAAATAAGGCGGATTGCCAATCACCACATCAAACCCACCCTGCTCTTTAAACACTTCCGGAAACCCCCGCTCCCAACTAAAGGGTTTGATTTTTTTCTCTTCTCCAAAATCCAACTGACTGGCATAAAAGTCCAGGTCGATGAGGCTATTGCCCGACTTGATATTATCCTCCAGGGTCGGTAGCACCCGCTCCTTAAACATAGACATCTGGTGAGCGATGGAGGCATGGGTCTCCCCTTCGAGACATTTGAGCAGGAGGCTGAGCTTGGTGACCTCGACGGCATTGACATCGATATCGACCCCATATATATTATTGAGCAGGATGCGTTTTTTCTCGGCAGTGGTGAGATGACCATCGGGTGTGAGGGGCGCGTTTTTGCCGGTTTTCCTGGCATGGTGGGTATAATAATCCAGGTGCCAGTCGAGCAGGTATTGGTAGGCGCCTATGAGGAAGCTACCACTGCCGCAGGCGGGATCTACGATACGAAGTGCACTGATGGCTTCCGGGGTAGAGGCACGCTCCGTGATAACCTGTCCGAGCGTATGCTCTACGATATAGTCTACGATATACTGAGGAGTATAGTACACGCCGCCTGCTTTGCGCACTTCAGGTTTCTCCTCTATGCGCGCGCGATGAGCACTATCTATCCGGATCTGTTTGCCTAAAAACTGTTCATAAGCACTGCCGAGAATCTCCACCGGCAATACTGAAAACTCGTAGGGGCTCTCAGGATAGTAGAGCTGATTGAGGATAGTCTTGATGACTTTATTGTCGACAGTGAGTGTTGAGGAGATTTTATCCTTTTTAAAATCAAACAGTCCGCTATTATATCGGGCATCAGCCTCCTTAAACAGATGGAGCAGGTTTTTATTATAATCGCCTTGTTTGAGGGCCAGTTGCATATTAGCATAAGGTTCTACCCCCCGGTCTTCGGCGATGCGCAGGAAGATGATGCGATCCAGCGTCTGTTGTACAGCATAATTGATCTCGTCCTCGTCGAGTGTTTTATTGTTGAGGCTGATTGAGGTCGCCAGGTATTTGCGCCATGCATCGAGTGAAGTGAGGAATTCGTGATCGACCCTACCGGTTCCTTTTTTGTTTTTGGACTCAGCCAGAAACTTGTCCAGGCCCCCCTTGACGATCCGCTCCCTGCTGAAGGTATCCCAGATAAAGTCCCACTCGTCGATATAGTCTTTGTAGGTTAGGTATCGGATACGCCCTTTGGAGGCTTTGTCCATGATCTTTGGCATGAGGGTCGTATCGTAGATCGCAAACTCTTCAAAGTCAGTCATCAGGGAGATAGGCATCCCCGCACTCCATCCATAGCGCCTCACCTGGTAGGCCGGAGGGATCTCATCTTTGATCAGTACTGAAGGTTTTTTGGCTTCAAGGAAAAACAATCGTTTGCCTCCCACTAATCTAAAAGAATAATCCGGGGCCCGACTCACTCCGTTTACTTTCAATTTGTCCTCATGGATGACCTCCCGATACGCCTCAGCATGTCCTGACTTATTATTCATATCCCAACCCAGTGCCTCAAAAAAAGGATCTATAAAGTCTTTGCGGGTCTGCGTTTCGTTATAATCAGCTTTTTTATAGGATGGGAGTTGCTCATCAAATCGGGTGATGAGTTCCGTGATGATATCGAGGGCAGATTGTTTGTTTGAGAGGGCGTCCATATAGAAAGTAAATATACAAATAGCTGTTGTGGCTACATATTCTCTCTTTTTTGATAGGGCACTTACTTTTGAAGGATTTTAATCGCATCGAGCGACACAAGATCCAACAAGTGATTCGTAGGCTTGCAAAAGAATTGGGGGCGATCAATTTTTATGTTTGAGAAGATATTTTAATTACATACCTGGGTTCCTCTCCGCTGTAGTGAATGGAGCGGAAAAGTTCTAGAACTGTTTTACTGTGACCACCTAAGATCCGACACTGAATTCGAAAGAACTGGCAGAGATCTATGATTTTAAACTCCAGGTCAAAGAGAAAGCCAAGTCACTCTATGAGACCCTGTTTATGGATTTTTCCAACAGTACTTTCGCTGTGGAGGCGAAGAAGAGATTCCGGGTGTTGTGTGGGGATAAATTGCAATGATGGGGGTGTGAAGGTGTAATGGCAAGCGTCAGGTTTTTCCCGAACAAAAATTCTTCATAATAACATAAAATATTTCCTTATAACACCTAAATTTGAAGATGCCTAATAAATCGGTTCAGGGTTCACTATTTAATCATTCGGCCGACCTTCGTCCCAGCTATGAATTGAGCATAAAAAAAACTACGAAAAGAGCACTTTCAAAAAATGAAAAAAAGTTTAATAAACTGGTTCAGCGGGTAGAGCAACTTGATCATCAAATAAAAAAATACAATCTGCTCATAGAAGGGTATCTGAATTATTATCTAGAGCAAGTTCTGCCTGTGGAGACTGACAAAAATCTGGCACGAAACAAGCTTATCAAGCTGCTTTTTTCGGTTTACCAAGCGCAAAAAAAGAATCGTACTTTTCTTACCAAAAGCGAAATAAAATCCCTGCATAACATTATCTCTTTACAATTAGGCAATTTTGTAGAATGGATACGGGACGAATCGGAGATCGACGCTGAATTGAACAATATTTTCAAAATCATTGAGGGAGTACCGTTTGACCAGATTAAGCATGAATCGTTTGATGAAGCCAAAGCCGACTTACAAGAATATTTCGAAATTCAAGGATTTGATATCGACCTTAAGGATATGGATCTGAATATGTCTGATGAAGAAACTGCTGTCTACCTGAAAAAATTGGAGGAAACCCTGAAAGCCCAACAAGAAAGTTTGAAATACGAAAAAGAAAAAAAAGATGCTTCGAAGAAAAAGACCAGAAAACAAATCGAAAATGAAGCTCTTGCGATTAAGATCAAAGAGGCTAAATCAAAAAGTATAAATACCATCTACCGGCAGCTAGCCAAAATACTACATCCTGATTTGGAACAAGATGAAGTCTTAAAATCAGAAAAGGCCAAAGTCATGCAGGATGTGACGCAGGCATATCAGGAAAAGAATCTACCAGCATTATTGCGATTGGAGCTCACCTGGATTAATAAAGAAAAATTGCTGGATATACACA
The window above is part of the Saprospiraceae bacterium genome. Proteins encoded here:
- a CDS encoding ATP-binding protein, with protein sequence MINRALNDLIRHYLPDKRTLVILGPRRVGKTTLLRSVQNENKNVLFLNGDEKEIQTLFESGNVETLKKAFGSNEIVILDEAQRITNIGLSLKLITDDLPQIKLIVSGSSAFHLNNSIQEMLTGRKWDFKMYPLSYSEMVGHHGWIKEKLLLSHRMVYGYYPDVVLNDGLERKILRELLQEYLYKDILLRQDIKKSDKLYDLLRALAYQVGHEVNYTQLGKLIHLDNETIEKYIVLLEQCFIIFRLNAYSRNLRNEIKRGKKIYFFDNGVRNALISNFQQLELRNDIDALWENFIVSERIKKLEYTETYPNNYFWRTTDQAEIDYLEDMDGILSCYEFKWHPSKGKSIPASFIKAYPQSNYTIIHRENFEDFIGLKVDA
- a CDS encoding transposase, translated to MIGSFRTAILRWFDFDISLSTGPLEGFNNKIKVLKRKAYGYRDIDYFGLKIFDLHNYRLKYALMR
- a CDS encoding transposase, with the protein product MGPERTALYVKKGKDGASLREFWKEIKKQKVKIKAVAIDMSPAYIKSVTDHIGYDKIVFDWFHIKKKINFEIDELRREMYNEEKRLGIRQVMKGSRWLLLKNSENLNAEKDEKQKLEKVLQMNKPLATRYYMKEELTTMWWLGGKAKSEAYLQTWVSGL
- a CDS encoding N-6 DNA methylase, which gives rise to MDALSNKQSALDIITELITRFDEQLPSYKKADYNETQTRKDFIDPFFEALGWDMNNKSGHAEAYREVIHEDKLKVNGVSRAPDYSFRLVGGKRLFFLEAKKPSVLIKDEIPPAYQVRRYGWSAGMPISLMTDFEEFAIYDTTLMPKIMDKASKGRIRYLTYKDYIDEWDFIWDTFSRERIVKGGLDKFLAESKNKKGTGRVDHEFLTSLDAWRKYLATSISLNNKTLDEDEINYAVQQTLDRIIFLRIAEDRGVEPYANMQLALKQGDYNKNLLHLFKEADARYNSGLFDFKKDKISSTLTVDNKVIKTILNQLYYPESPYEFSVLPVEILGSAYEQFLGKQIRIDSAHRARIEEKPEVRKAGGVYYTPQYIVDYIVEHTLGQVITERASTPEAISALRIVDPACGSGSFLIGAYQYLLDWHLDYYTHHARKTGKNAPLTPDGHLTTAEKKRILLNNIYGVDIDVNAVEVTKLSLLLKCLEGETHASIAHQMSMFKERVLPTLEDNIKSGNSLIDLDFYASQLDFGEEKKIKPFSWERGFPEVFKEQGGFDVVIGNPPYLRMQGLQETQSFAIDYYKQYYQSAESGNFDIYVLFDERGLKILNKKGILGFIQPHKFWFIAITSTFLKTRKSIS